From one Candidatus Gorgyraea atricola genomic stretch:
- a CDS encoding FIST N-terminal domain-containing protein, which translates to MATILGTGISTKLDSLAAGKEAAQIAHYRIGKRNANIAIVFISTIFDQELAIKGIRSVIREVPLIGCSSAGSIASSGISRGSVSVSLIGSEVISFSLGIAKGVSRNARSAGHEVAKQALSRSIRSKTTKSLMIFSDSLSGNSADILRGAQEMMGTSFPVIGGGAADELCFQKTYQYINNNIYTNSVAGLLFSGDINIGVGKAHGWQPVGKPHRITRASSNILKEIDRRPAIELYEEYLGKSFEELKELGLGKLGVSYPVGIRLKEKNEYLVRSPLKAEDNGSLVLNAELPEGEDINLMIGDKNMALEAVRRACMEAMENIQNRNIKFITCFSNIGRYQLLRENSIKEIEIIKEIFGENIPILGFYSYGEYASDFQNQAISIAAFSE; encoded by the coding sequence ATGGCTACTATATTGGGCACTGGGATAAGTACTAAGCTTGATTCCCTTGCAGCAGGAAAAGAGGCTGCTCAGATTGCCCATTACAGAATAGGAAAACGAAACGCAAATATAGCAATCGTCTTTATCTCTACGATCTTTGACCAGGAGTTAGCTATAAAGGGTATCCGTTCTGTAATAAGAGAGGTACCACTCATTGGATGCAGTTCTGCAGGAAGCATAGCAAGTTCCGGGATATCCAGAGGCTCAGTATCTGTGTCTCTTATAGGGTCTGAGGTAATCAGCTTTTCCCTTGGAATAGCAAAAGGTGTCTCAAGAAATGCCCGTTCAGCAGGCCATGAAGTCGCTAAACAAGCTCTTTCAAGATCAATTAGATCTAAGACCACTAAAAGTCTTATGATATTTTCTGACAGTCTTTCAGGAAACAGCGCAGATATACTAAGAGGCGCCCAGGAGATGATGGGTACCAGCTTTCCCGTAATAGGCGGTGGCGCTGCGGATGAGCTATGCTTCCAGAAAACATATCAATATATAAATAATAATATTTACACAAATTCTGTCGCAGGACTTCTCTTTAGCGGAGACATAAATATAGGGGTTGGAAAGGCTCATGGCTGGCAGCCTGTTGGAAAACCGCACAGAATAACAAGAGCCAGTTCCAATATTCTAAAAGAGATCGACAGAAGGCCAGCTATTGAGCTCTACGAAGAATATCTTGGAAAATCATTCGAAGAATTAAAGGAATTAGGCCTTGGTAAGCTGGGCGTCAGTTATCCCGTTGGCATAAGACTGAAGGAAAAAAACGAATATCTTGTAAGATCTCCTCTAAAAGCAGAAGATAACGGAAGTCTTGTTTTAAACGCGGAGCTGCCTGAAGGAGAAGATATCAATCTCATGATAGGCGATAAAAATATGGCGCTTGAGGCAGTCAGAAGGGCCTGCATGGAAGCAATGGAAAACATTCAAAACCGCAATATAAAATTTATAACATGCTTCAGCAATATAGGGCGCTACCAGCTCCTGAGAGAAAACTCCATCAAAGAAATAGAGATAATAAAAGAGATCTTTGGCGAAAACATACCCATATTGGGATTTTATAGCTATGGCGAATATGCCTCTGACTTTCAAAATCAGGCAATATCCATAGCTGCATTTTCGGAATAA